The following proteins are co-located in the Pseudomonadota bacterium genome:
- a CDS encoding NAD-binding protein, with amino-acid sequence MFEPAKPVIGGGRSGLAELLKAGFVSPFARLYDNLRLFRREGVSFYLLFLFALVVVSGLVFVAVATDGFGALLRPRAIAADRALTIVVLCLAMAFAVLLGANITSALTARKIKEVRGLNHAVNQRKHLLVLGWKERMADLLEGLLAERDLGAENVVVVADIDAERAEDLMSDPDLTGVRVVRGPHYAEKTLKLAAPDKASAVLLLADESKPGSNDFEIDSRTVMAALVLAKHVRNAHVVAELLDESHEAFLRNSRIVDEIIYPRRYGGQLLRLAMDGIGLVNTFNALVQGQGEGQVVTCRIPDALIGRPFAELRAEIGRERPGALVIGLVEHTGKHAERKAEALREAQRTPDVKRLVENLKAVKTLVANQPRLNPPEDHVVKANTLAIVIERKEG; translated from the coding sequence ATGTTCGAACCGGCGAAACCGGTGATAGGCGGCGGGAGAAGCGGCCTGGCGGAGCTCCTCAAGGCGGGGTTCGTGTCCCCGTTCGCGCGGCTTTACGACAACCTGCGGCTCTTCCGCCGCGAGGGCGTCTCCTTCTATCTCCTGTTCCTTTTCGCCCTCGTCGTCGTGAGCGGGCTGGTGTTCGTCGCCGTCGCGACCGACGGCTTCGGGGCGCTCCTGCGCCCGCGCGCGATCGCCGCGGACCGGGCGCTGACGATCGTCGTCCTCTGTCTCGCGATGGCGTTCGCGGTCCTGCTCGGCGCCAACATCACCTCGGCCCTCACGGCGAGGAAGATCAAGGAGGTGAGAGGTTTGAACCACGCCGTGAATCAAAGGAAGCACCTCCTCGTGCTCGGCTGGAAGGAGCGCATGGCCGATCTGCTCGAGGGGCTGCTCGCGGAACGCGACCTGGGCGCCGAGAACGTCGTCGTCGTCGCGGACATCGACGCCGAGCGGGCCGAGGACCTGATGTCGGATCCGGATCTCACCGGCGTCCGCGTGGTCCGCGGGCCGCACTACGCCGAGAAGACGCTCAAGCTCGCCGCGCCGGACAAGGCGAGCGCGGTGCTGCTGCTCGCCGACGAGTCGAAGCCCGGGAGCAACGACTTCGAGATCGACTCCCGCACCGTGATGGCCGCCCTCGTCCTCGCGAAGCACGTCCGCAACGCGCACGTGGTCGCGGAGCTCCTCGACGAGAGCCACGAGGCGTTCCTGCGCAACTCGCGGATCGTCGACGAGATCATCTACCCGCGGAGGTACGGCGGGCAGCTGCTCCGGCTCGCCATGGACGGCATCGGGCTCGTGAACACGTTCAACGCGCTCGTCCAGGGGCAGGGCGAGGGGCAGGTCGTCACGTGCCGCATCCCGGACGCCCTGATCGGGCGGCCGTTCGCCGAGCTGCGCGCCGAGATCGGCCGCGAGCGGCCGGGCGCCCTGGTCATCGGGCTCGTCGAGCACACGGGCAAGCACGCCGAGCGCAAGGCCGAGGCGCTGCGCGAGGCCCAGCGCACCCCGGACGTCAAGCGGCTCGTCGAGAACCTGAAGGCGGTCAAGACGCTCGTCGCGAACCAGCCGCGGCTGAACCCGCCGGAAGATCACGTCGTCAAGGCGAACACCCTGGCGATCGTCATCGAGCGGAAGGAGGGTTGA
- a CDS encoding P-II family nitrogen regulator, translated as MSEREITVLTDVALVTCVVQKGGADAVVEAARQAGAQGATVHYARGYGVRERLGILGVAVDVEKEVVDIVVSTDQTDRVMESMYLAGKLDTPGMGFICVRPLEKAATYVPRNVLERLERKCEEADD; from the coding sequence ATGAGCGAGAGGGAGATCACGGTGCTCACGGACGTGGCGCTGGTCACGTGCGTGGTGCAGAAGGGGGGCGCCGACGCGGTGGTCGAGGCGGCCCGGCAGGCCGGTGCGCAGGGTGCGACCGTCCACTACGCCCGTGGGTACGGCGTGCGCGAGCGGCTCGGCATCCTCGGCGTCGCGGTGGACGTGGAGAAGGAGGTCGTCGACATTGTCGTGTCGACCGATCAGACCGATCGCGTCATGGAGAGCATGTACCTGGCCGGCAAGCTGGACACCCCAGGGATGGGGTTCATCTGCGTCCGCCCGCTCGAGAAGGCCGCGACGTACGTCCCGCGGAACGTTCTCGAGCGGCTCGAGCGGAAGTGCGAGGAGGCCGATGACTGA
- the lat gene encoding L-lysine 6-transaminase, giving the protein MSKYTMDAGKVIDTLKKHILVDGFHLIIDLQKSHGSYMVDAATGKEYLDFYSYFASLPVGHNHPKLHGDAEFLESLKWAAIANPANSDIYCKEYGAFVDRFAALVKPAYMKYMFFVAGGGLAVENALKAAFDWKVRKNLAKGIQGEKGQQVIHFRESFHGRTGYTMSLTNTDPTKTDFYPKFKWPRIVNPKLRFPVTPEVIADVEKVEKQAIDEIEKACRDNKDDIACLIVESIQGEGGDNHFRKEFFQKLRELADENEFLLIFDEVQSGMGVTGKLWAYEHYDMRPDLFAFGKKAQVCGVMCSARIDEVEDNVFRKSSRINSTWGGNLVDMIRGVKYAEIIQEDGLVENAAKVGAYFLENLNGLAAKSGGRISNVRGKGLFVAFDMKDTAARNELRTKCWDAGLATLASGTKSVRFRGCLNVTTKEIDEAMRLLEKNL; this is encoded by the coding sequence ATGTCGAAATACACAATGGACGCTGGCAAGGTGATCGACACCCTGAAGAAACACATCCTCGTCGACGGCTTCCACCTCATCATCGACCTCCAGAAGAGCCACGGCTCGTACATGGTCGACGCCGCGACCGGCAAGGAGTACCTCGACTTCTACAGCTACTTCGCCTCGCTCCCGGTCGGGCACAACCACCCGAAGCTGCACGGCGACGCGGAGTTCCTCGAGTCGCTCAAGTGGGCCGCGATCGCGAACCCCGCGAACTCCGACATCTACTGCAAGGAGTACGGCGCGTTCGTCGACCGCTTCGCGGCGCTCGTGAAGCCCGCGTACATGAAGTACATGTTCTTCGTCGCCGGCGGCGGCCTCGCCGTCGAGAACGCGCTCAAGGCCGCGTTCGACTGGAAGGTCCGGAAGAACCTCGCCAAGGGGATCCAGGGCGAGAAGGGCCAGCAGGTGATCCACTTCCGCGAGTCGTTCCACGGCCGGACCGGCTACACCATGTCGCTGACGAACACCGACCCGACCAAGACCGACTTCTACCCGAAGTTCAAGTGGCCGCGGATCGTGAACCCGAAGCTCCGCTTCCCGGTGACGCCCGAGGTGATCGCGGACGTCGAGAAGGTCGAGAAGCAGGCGATCGACGAGATCGAGAAGGCCTGCCGCGACAACAAGGACGACATCGCCTGTCTCATCGTGGAGTCGATCCAGGGAGAGGGCGGCGACAACCACTTCCGCAAGGAGTTCTTCCAGAAGCTCCGCGAGCTCGCCGACGAGAACGAGTTCCTGCTCATCTTCGACGAGGTCCAGTCCGGCATGGGCGTCACGGGCAAGCTCTGGGCCTACGAGCACTACGACATGCGGCCCGACCTCTTCGCCTTCGGCAAGAAGGCCCAGGTGTGCGGCGTCATGTGCTCCGCGCGCATCGACGAGGTCGAGGACAACGTGTTCAGGAAGTCGAGCCGCATCAACTCCACGTGGGGCGGCAACCTCGTCGACATGATCCGCGGCGTCAAGTACGCCGAGATCATCCAGGAGGACGGCCTCGTCGAGAACGCGGCCAAGGTGGGCGCGTACTTCCTCGAGAACCTGAACGGCCTCGCGGCCAAGAGCGGCGGCAGGATCTCGAACGTCCGCGGCAAGGGCCTCTTCGTCGCGTTCGACATGAAGGACACCGCGGCCCGCAACGAGCTGCGGACGAAGTGCTGGGATGCCGGGCTCGCGACGCTCGCGAGCGGCACGAAGTCGGTCCGCTTCCGCGGCTGCCTCAACGTGACGACGAAGGAGATCGACGAGGCGATGCGGCTCCTCGAGAAGAACCTCTAG
- a CDS encoding cyclic nucleotide-binding domain-containing protein, which yields MEPTLQERLAAIPIFARAFAECPKDAEHLVGALVAHRFEPGAVILEEGEEGTCCYILHRGRVRVEKKTPQGDTYPVAMIDAGANAVFGEPALLATDRRGAAVVAETEAQCYSLSKNDFDAMGDEHPRLGLLITREVARVQAQRLTKTNNDLVTMFTAFVSEIEDG from the coding sequence ATGGAGCCCACGCTTCAAGAGCGGCTCGCCGCGATCCCGATCTTCGCCCGCGCCTTCGCCGAGTGCCCGAAGGACGCCGAGCACCTCGTCGGGGCGCTCGTCGCGCACAGGTTCGAGCCGGGCGCCGTCATCCTCGAGGAGGGCGAGGAGGGGACGTGCTGCTACATCCTGCACCGGGGCCGCGTCCGCGTGGAGAAGAAGACGCCGCAGGGCGACACCTACCCGGTCGCGATGATCGACGCCGGCGCCAACGCCGTGTTCGGCGAGCCCGCGCTCCTCGCGACCGATCGCCGCGGCGCGGCGGTCGTCGCCGAGACCGAGGCCCAGTGCTACTCCCTGTCCAAGAACGACTTCGACGCCATGGGGGACGAGCACCCGCGCCTCGGCCTGCTCATCACGCGCGAGGTCGCCCGCGTCCAGGCGCAACGGCTGACGAAGACCAACAACGATCTCGTCACCATGTTCACCGCGTTCGTGTCCGAGATCGAGGACGGGTAG